The following coding sequences are from one Canis lupus dingo isolate Sandy chromosome 21, ASM325472v2, whole genome shotgun sequence window:
- the ART1 gene encoding GPI-linked NAD(P)(+)--arginine ADP-ribosyltransferase 1, which translates to MQTPPLMSLLLVSVGLMEALQAQGHPITRRDLFAQEMPLDMAPASFDDQYAGCAAAMTAALPDLNQTEFQANKVYADSWALASSQWRHRQAWGPEWGPRPTRLPARPPGFRDEHGVALLAYTAHSPLHKEFNAAVREAGRSRAHYLNHFSFKTLHFLLTEALQLLGRGQRSPQCHQVFRGVHGLRFRPAGPGATVRLGGFASASLQNVAAQQFGEDTFFGIWTCLGAPIKGYSFFPGEEEVLIPPFETFQVINASRPAQGPTRIYLRALGKRSTYNCEYIKDKQCKSRPCRLDNSAMGQGPPSAVWSLLLPLWFLAGGTFP; encoded by the exons ATGCAGACTCCTCCCCTGATGTCTCTGCTGCTTGTGTCTGTGGGCCTCATGGAAGCCCTTCAG GCCCAGGGCCACCCCATCACCCGTCGAGACCTGTTCGCTCAGGAAATGCCCCTGGACATGGCCCCAGCCTCCTTCGATGACCAGTACGCTGGCTGCGCGGCAGCCATGACGGCCGCTCTCCCCGACCTCAACCAAACGGAGTTCCAGGCCAACAAGGTGTACGCCGACAGCTGGGCGCTGGCAAGCAGCCAGTGGCGGCACCGCCAGGCCTGGGGCCCGGAGTGGGGCCCGAGGCCCACCCGGCTGCCCGCACGGCCCCCCGGCTTCCGCGACGAGCACGGGGTGGCCCTCCTGGCCTACACAGCCCACAGCCCCCTGCACAAGGAGTTCAACGCGGCCGTGCGCGAGGCGGGCCGCTCCAGAGCCCACTACCTCAACCACTTCTCCTTCAAGACACTCCATTTCCTGCTGACGGAGGCCCTACAGCTGCTGGGCAGGGGCCAGCGTTCACCCCAGTGCCACCAGGTGTTCCGAGGGGTGCATGGCCTGCGCTTCCGGCCAGCCGGACCCGGGGCCACCGTAAGGCTGGGGGGGTTTGCATCTGCATCCCTGCAGAACGTCGCAGCCCAGCAGTTTGGGGAGGATACCTTCTTCGGCATCTGGACTTGCCTTGGGGCACCTATCAAGGGCTATTCCTTCTTCCCCGGGGAGGAGGAGGTGCTGATCCCCCCCTTCGAGACCTTCCAGGTGATCAATGCCAGTAGACCAGCCCAGGGCCCCACCCGCATCTACCTCCGGGCCCTGGGCAAGCGCAGCACGTACAACTGTGAATACATTAAAG ACAAGCAGTGTAAGTCTAGGCCCTGCCGTCTGGATAACTCAG CCATGGGTCAAGGCCCCCCTTCTGCAGTCTGGTCCCTCCTACTGCCGCTCTGGTTTCTTGCCGGGGGAACCTTTCCATAG
- the CHRNA10 gene encoding neuronal acetylcholine receptor subunit alpha-10 gives MGPRSHRLSLGFSVSSLGLLFLFSPLPGCLGAEGRLAHKLFRDLFANYTSALRPVADTDQALNVTLEVTLSQIIDMDERNQVLTLYLWIRQEWTDAYLRWDPDAYGGLDAIRIPSSLVWRPDIVLYNKADAQPPASASTNVVLRHDGAVRWDAPAITRSSCRVDVSAFPFDAQRCGLTFGSWTHGGHQLDVRPRGAAAGLADFVENVEWRVLGMPARRRVLTYGCCSEPYPDVTFTLLLRRRAAAYVCNLLLPCVLISLLAPLAFHLPADSGEKVSLGVTVLLALTVFQLLLAESMPPAESVPLIGKYYMATMTMVTFSTALTILIMNLHYCGPSARPVPAWARTLLLGRLARGLCVRERGEPCGQARPPESSPSPRPPDGGARPPAVPCREPRCLCRQEALLHHVATIANAFHSHRAAQRRHEDWKRLARVMDRFFLGIFFSMALVMSLLVLVQAL, from the exons GGTGCTTGGGAGCCGAGGGCAGGCTGGCTCACAAGCTGTTCCGTGACCTCTTCGCCAACTACACAAGTGCTCTGAGACCTGTGGCGGACACAGACCAGGCTCTGAACGTGACCCTGGAGGTGACATTGTCCCAGATCATTGACATG GATGAGCGGAACCAGGTGCTGACCCTGTACCTGTGGATCCGACAGGAGTGGACAGATGCCTACCTACGATGGGACCCTGATGCCTATGGTGGCCTGGATGCTATCCGCATCCCCAGCAGTCTCGTGTGGCGACCAGACATCGTACTCTATAACAA GGCGGACGCCCAGCCGCCGGCCTCCGCCAGCACCAACGTGGTTCTGCGGCACGACGGCGCCGTGCGCTGGGACGCGCCGGCCATCACGCGCAGCTCGTGCCGCGTGGACGTGTCCGCCTTCCCGTTCGACGCGCAGCGCTGCGGCCTGACGTTCGGCTCCTGGACGCACGGGGGGCACCAGCTGGACGTGCGGCCGCGCGGCGCCGCCGCCGGCCTGGCCGACTTCGTGGAGAACGTGGAGTGGCGCGTGCTGGGCATGCCGGCGCGGCGGCGCGTGCTCACCTACGGCTGCTGCTCCGAGCCCTACCCCGACGTGACCTTCACGCTGCTGCtgcgccgccgcgccgccgcctaCGTGTGCAACCTGCTGCTGCCCTGCGTGCTCATCTCGCTGCTCGCGCCGCTCGCCTTCCACCTGCCCGCAGACTCGGGCGAGAAGGTGTCGCTGGGCGTCACGGTGCTGCTGGCGCTCACCGTCTTCCAGCTGCTGCTGGCAGAGAGCATGCCGCCGGCGGAGAGCGTGCCGCTCATCG GGAAGTACTACATGGCCACCATGACCATGGTCACATTTTCCACGGCACTCACCATCCTTATCATGAACCTGCATTACTGTGGTCCCAGCGCCCGACCAGTGCCAGCCTGGGCCCGGACCCTCCTGCTTGGACGCCTGGCACGAGGCTTGTGCGTGCGGGAACGAGGGGAGCCCTGTGGGCAGGCTAGACCACCGGAATCATCCCCCAGTCCCCGACCTCCTGACGGAGGGGCTCGCCCTCCAGCAGTTCCTTGCCGTGAGCCCCGGTGTCTGTGCCGTCAGGAAGCCCTGCTGCACCACGTGGCTACCATTGCTAACGCCTTCCACAGCCACCGGGCTGCGCAGCGCCGCCATGAGGACTGGAAGCGGCTGGCCCGTGTGATGGATCGCTTCTTCCTGGGCATCTTCTTCTCCATGGCCCTGGTCATGAGCCTCCTGGTGCTAGTGCAGGCCCTGTGA